From one Macaca nemestrina isolate mMacNem1 chromosome 5, mMacNem.hap1, whole genome shotgun sequence genomic stretch:
- the LOC105482420 gene encoding very long chain fatty acid elongase 2 isoform X3, whose amino-acid sequence MEHLKAFDDEINAFLDNMFGPRDSRVRGWFMLDSYLPTFFLTVIYLLSIWLGNKYMKNRPALSLRGILTLYNLGITLLSAYMLAELILSTWEGGYNLQCQDLTSAGEADIRVAKVLWWYYFSKSVEFLDTIFFVLRKKTSQITFLHVYHHASMFNIWWCVLNWIPCGQSFFGPTLNSFIHILMYSYYGLSVFPSMHKYLWWKKYLTQAQLVQFVLTITHTMSAVVKPCGFPFGCLIFQSSYMLTLVILFLNFYVQTYRKKPMKKDMQEPPAGKEVKNGFSKAYFSAANGVMNKKAQ is encoded by the exons ATTCTCGAGTCAGAGGGTGGTTCATGTTGGACTCTTACCTTCCTACCTTTTTTCTTACTGTCATATATCTGCTCTCAATATGGCTGGGTAACAAGTATATGAAGAACAGACCTGCTCTTTCTCTCAGGGGTATCCTCACCTTGTATAATCTCGGAATCACACTTCTCTCCGCATACATGCTGGCAGAG CTCATTCTCTCCACTTGGGAAGGAGGCTACAACTTACAGTGTCAAGATCTTACCAGCGCAGGGGAAGCTGACATCCGG GTAGCCAAGGTGCTTTGGTGGTACTACTTCTCCAAATCAGTAGAGTTCCTGGACacgattttctttgttttgcggAAAAAAACGAGTCAGATTACTTTTCTTCATGTATATCATCATGCTTCTATGTTTAACATCTGGTGGTGTGTCTTGAACTGGATACCTTGTGGACAAA GCTTCTTCGGACCAACACTGAACAGTTTTATCCACATTCTTATGTACTCCTACTATGGACTTTCTGTGTTCCCATCTATGCACAAGTATCTTTGGTGGAAGAAATATCTCACACAGGCCCAGCTG GTGCAGTTCGTGCTCACCATCACGCACACCATGAGCGCCGTTGTGAAACCGTGTGGCTTCCCCTTCGGCTGTCTCATCTTCCAGTCATCCTATATGCTGACGTTAGTCATCCTCTTCTTAAATTTTTACGTTCAG ACATACCGAAAAAAGCCAATGAAGAAAGATATGCAGGAGCCACCTGCAGGGAAAGAAGTGAAGAATGGTTTTTCCAAAGCCTACTTCTCTGCAGCGAATGGAGTGATGAACAAGAAAGCACAATAA
- the LOC105482420 gene encoding very long chain fatty acid elongase 2 isoform X2, protein MMEHLKAFDDEINAFLDNMFGPRDSRVRGWFMLDSYLPTFFLTVIYLLSIWLGNKYMKNRPALSLRGILTLYNLGITLLSAYMLAELILSTWEGGYNLQCQDLTSAGEADIRVAKVLWWYYFSKSVEFLDTIFFVLRKKTSQITFLHVYHHASMFNIWWCVLNWIPCGQSFFGPTLNSFIHILMYSYYGLSVFPSMHKYLWWKKYLTQAQLVQFVLTITHTMSAVVKPCGFPFGCLIFQSSYMLTLVILFLNFYVQTYRKKPMKKDMQEPPAGKEVKNGFSKAYFSAANGVMNKKAQ, encoded by the exons ATTCTCGAGTCAGAGGGTGGTTCATGTTGGACTCTTACCTTCCTACCTTTTTTCTTACTGTCATATATCTGCTCTCAATATGGCTGGGTAACAAGTATATGAAGAACAGACCTGCTCTTTCTCTCAGGGGTATCCTCACCTTGTATAATCTCGGAATCACACTTCTCTCCGCATACATGCTGGCAGAG CTCATTCTCTCCACTTGGGAAGGAGGCTACAACTTACAGTGTCAAGATCTTACCAGCGCAGGGGAAGCTGACATCCGG GTAGCCAAGGTGCTTTGGTGGTACTACTTCTCCAAATCAGTAGAGTTCCTGGACacgattttctttgttttgcggAAAAAAACGAGTCAGATTACTTTTCTTCATGTATATCATCATGCTTCTATGTTTAACATCTGGTGGTGTGTCTTGAACTGGATACCTTGTGGACAAA GCTTCTTCGGACCAACACTGAACAGTTTTATCCACATTCTTATGTACTCCTACTATGGACTTTCTGTGTTCCCATCTATGCACAAGTATCTTTGGTGGAAGAAATATCTCACACAGGCCCAGCTG GTGCAGTTCGTGCTCACCATCACGCACACCATGAGCGCCGTTGTGAAACCGTGTGGCTTCCCCTTCGGCTGTCTCATCTTCCAGTCATCCTATATGCTGACGTTAGTCATCCTCTTCTTAAATTTTTACGTTCAG ACATACCGAAAAAAGCCAATGAAGAAAGATATGCAGGAGCCACCTGCAGGGAAAGAAGTGAAGAATGGTTTTTCCAAAGCCTACTTCTCTGCAGCGAATGGAGTGATGAACAAGAAAGCACAATAA
- the LOC105482420 gene encoding very long chain fatty acid elongase 2 isoform X4, whose product MLDSYLPTFFLTVIYLLSIWLGNKYMKNRPALSLRGILTLYNLGITLLSAYMLAELILSTWEGGYNLQCQDLTSAGEADIRVAKVLWWYYFSKSVEFLDTIFFVLRKKTSQITFLHVYHHASMFNIWWCVLNWIPCGQSFFGPTLNSFIHILMYSYYGLSVFPSMHKYLWWKKYLTQAQLVQFVLTITHTMSAVVKPCGFPFGCLIFQSSYMLTLVILFLNFYVQTYRKKPMKKDMQEPPAGKEVKNGFSKAYFSAANGVMNKKAQ is encoded by the exons ATGTTGGACTCTTACCTTCCTACCTTTTTTCTTACTGTCATATATCTGCTCTCAATATGGCTGGGTAACAAGTATATGAAGAACAGACCTGCTCTTTCTCTCAGGGGTATCCTCACCTTGTATAATCTCGGAATCACACTTCTCTCCGCATACATGCTGGCAGAG CTCATTCTCTCCACTTGGGAAGGAGGCTACAACTTACAGTGTCAAGATCTTACCAGCGCAGGGGAAGCTGACATCCGG GTAGCCAAGGTGCTTTGGTGGTACTACTTCTCCAAATCAGTAGAGTTCCTGGACacgattttctttgttttgcggAAAAAAACGAGTCAGATTACTTTTCTTCATGTATATCATCATGCTTCTATGTTTAACATCTGGTGGTGTGTCTTGAACTGGATACCTTGTGGACAAA GCTTCTTCGGACCAACACTGAACAGTTTTATCCACATTCTTATGTACTCCTACTATGGACTTTCTGTGTTCCCATCTATGCACAAGTATCTTTGGTGGAAGAAATATCTCACACAGGCCCAGCTG GTGCAGTTCGTGCTCACCATCACGCACACCATGAGCGCCGTTGTGAAACCGTGTGGCTTCCCCTTCGGCTGTCTCATCTTCCAGTCATCCTATATGCTGACGTTAGTCATCCTCTTCTTAAATTTTTACGTTCAG ACATACCGAAAAAAGCCAATGAAGAAAGATATGCAGGAGCCACCTGCAGGGAAAGAAGTGAAGAATGGTTTTTCCAAAGCCTACTTCTCTGCAGCGAATGGAGTGATGAACAAGAAAGCACAATAA